AAAAGCGATTTAAAatccatgacatcatcaaaatgtTAAGTTCATGAGTCGAGCAGGAAAAATGTGCCGCATACCGCAGAAGTAAACCTTGCAAACTTTTTTGGCGTATGCGCCAGGCGAGCAATTCCATTGGAATGAGAAGGCACCATCTTGACATCCAGTATCTAGTTATCATTATATATCTATGGGAGAGAGGCGAGCAGCAGGGGGAGGGTGCAGGAGGACTACCCCAGAGAAAATCTtatcaagaaaacaaataagcatatttcccaaatgACAAACTATTACTACAAACCATTCCTTAAATTTCACACACTTTAATTTCTAATTCTTTCTTCCGATTGCAGGTGGTTTATCAGCAATTTCCAAGGCGATGACCTCTGACACCCCAGCTCTCACTGAAGTGGTGACATCATATCCTGATACTGCTCATACTGAACCAGCCACAGCCGAGCCCAGCATCACCGGCCGAACACAAAGCCTTCCGGAAACCAACAGCATCCCAACACTGGACATTCGACACCCGCTGCCCATAGACTCTCCTCCACCTCTaacacctcctcttcctcccccacctcctcctgctgcacTCAGCCCCGACCTCCCACCTCTGTCACCTTCAGTCCTGCCTCCACCTCTGCCAGCCAAACCTTTTTCTACCTCCAGTCCTTCTCCCTCGACACCACCTCCTGCTGAGAGCCCGCAGCGTCCCACCACCCTCAACCTAAAGACGCTGCCACGGCCTACCATTAGGGAGAATGGCGGCCCCCCACCGGGGTTgaacgaggaagaggaggagaagaagatgCTGGAGGAGGATCTGAAGAAATGTATTGAGGACTTCAAAAAGATCCGCTTGCCCAGAGAGTTTCCGGATCGTAAGCGGCACTGGCAAAATGACTTGCTCAAGAAGTACAATGCGTAGAGCACTTCGCTGTGCTTAACGACTTAACAAGGATTTTATAACAATGTTGTGGACAGTGGACTCCAGCTTTATATTCACATTCCTCTGAGTCAGCAAGTTGACTTAAACCTCTAATGTAGTAGCTTTTGCATGTCAACAGAACTAAATTGTTTGATTATGTATAGCGCTTAGCTCGTCTAGCAATCACACGATTAAAACACTGAGATGAATCTTTTCCCATCATAGAAAACAACATCCCTCTAGAGATTGTTAGTGACACTTCTTCGTTCCACATATCTCTGTGGAGAAATTAAAAGAATAttgaaatcattttattttgactcagtcaAAGGATAATATGTAATGTTGTTAATTGGAGCTTCCTGCCCTGCTCTCTGTACTGTATCCACTGATCAAGCAACTGGAAAATGTATGCTAAGTGTGACATTCTGGGCATTTTGACCTTGCTGatgcaaaataaaagaaagaagtgAAATCTCTGGTGCTAATCATCTAAAATATCTCACCTCATCAATATTAACCGTACGACTTCAAAGTCTTTCTTCTCCTCGCTGCCTGTGAATCAAAAGCGCTGCAGTTTGGTTCATTTTGTGATTACATTATCTTCAAGCCGGCAATGGAAAGAATTCAGAGAGAGAATGCGTTGCACCGGGAAGCGCAGTGGGTAATTACAGACGGCCAGCATGTggaataataatgacaataatgacTACATGAACCAGTGCACAGTGCCATTTGTTCCTCTATCTGCTCTGCATAAAATGTTCACCCAGCTTCACTAATGAATCACcaggtttatgtgtgtgtgtgtgtgtgtgtgtgtgtgtgtgtgtgtgtgtgtgtatgtgcagtcCTCATTATGGGATACATAGGATAAGtcacaataaaatgaaaaattgcTGGTCATTTATCTTTTCAGTCACCTTGTGAAATGATTCGCCACATCACAGTGTTCAACCACTTTAAAAGATTGCAAAagtttttataaatgtttttcttatcAAGAGTGAGATACAAGGATCTCCACCACACTCATATTTGTGCATTGTGTACGAAGCTAGAAAGGGAGTGACCTATGTTCCCAAGCTCAACATCCGCTTATTTTGACTCTTTAAAGTGATCTTTCAAAGGGTTTTATGTTCTCAGAGATGTTTTTCCCTAAGTAAAATATTCAGTGTATCATTCCCTAAGTCAATATGTTGAAATCACCCACCCGCAGCTTATAGcctagagtgctgcagggatgaggTTTCCTTATAGGCCGAAGTGGAAGTTAGCGTTGCCCTGGTtccccttaaaaaaaaaagcctttgggagttttccattggattttgaaattttgccaaaaatacgtaagctctgtggcaaacaaagttactgacatgttttgttcagccaGATAATTAACACaattaacaccacttttatgattttcgAAGCATAATTGCAATCGTcagaagtaaaaaacaaaaaaaataaataaaataaataaatttgttaggctataaatgaactacactaCGCTTGCAGAAATTAGACTTCACCACCAAAACAAGGCTGCGGGGTATTTACTGGTGTCTTTTAAGTCAGTCATAAGTCTCCTAAGCTTCTGTTAACCATGGATCTTATTTTAGGCCTCTAACCAAGGACgcattcaaaaaacccactgacttcaagacgagggaaccaagagtgctaaaatgctaacttatGTCCAGGTTTTAGGATCATTCCTGCTGCAGGAATCCTGCACCACTAAATACTGATATACCCTCAAATATGTGGGCAAGACAGTTTCCTGATTTTAGCCATTGATACCTCTAGAGTGGAGCGTCCATATCCCTTTGCTCTTATGTTATTTGAACTACTAAGCTAGTCCCTACCAGTGTCTTACAATGTTAGTTTATACCCCaggggccggttgcaccaactggtctttaCTAAGCCTGGTCGTAACTCCTAAGATGGTCTTTGTTAAGACCAGTCT
This region of Epinephelus fuscoguttatus linkage group LG9, E.fuscoguttatus.final_Chr_v1 genomic DNA includes:
- the LOC125894615 gene encoding uncharacterized protein LOC125894615, which produces MTSDTPALTEVVTSYPDTAHTEPATAEPSITGRTQSLPETNSIPTLDIRHPLPIDSPPPLTPPLPPPPPPAALSPDLPPLSPSVLPPPLPAKPFSTSSPSPSTPPPAESPQRPTTLNLKTLPRPTIRENGGPPPGLNEEEEEKKMLEEDLKKCIEDFKKIRLPREFPDRKRHWQNDLLKKYNA